A single window of Agromyces aureus DNA harbors:
- a CDS encoding dihydrodipicolinate synthase family protein encodes MTTLTLLDPDGGLRAADLVEAPTFARPRHPLTSRVAYAAAHVVPKAHADNTPGQPAEIDWDATLAFRHHVWSWGLGVADAMDTAQRNMGLDAAATRELISRSAAEAASVGGRLVVGVNTDHVDDEQLTLDEVIDAYKQQLHLTEDAGAGVVLMASRHLARAARNADDYRRVYREVLAAAGAPVVLHWLGTAFDPALAGYFGSDDTDAAAETLLQVIEYNRDKVQGVKMSLLDAEAEIAVRRRLPESARMFTGDDFHYVGLIEGDEQGHSDALLGAFSCLAPNASAAIQALDRGDVDAYRAILAPTEPLSQQVFAAPTYYYKTGVAFLAWLNGHQAAFQMVGGLHAARSLPHLSRIVELANGSGALERPELAAARWHSLLTLNGVDVVSAAGPTSPAETSTTDAAAGPVADDAESAGAVDAAPVDEEVLA; translated from the coding sequence ATGACCACGCTCACCCTGCTCGACCCCGACGGCGGACTGCGCGCCGCCGACCTCGTCGAGGCGCCCACGTTCGCCCGCCCGCGGCATCCGCTCACGAGCCGGGTCGCGTACGCGGCCGCGCACGTCGTGCCGAAGGCGCACGCCGACAACACCCCGGGGCAGCCGGCCGAGATCGACTGGGACGCGACGCTCGCGTTCCGGCACCACGTGTGGTCATGGGGTCTCGGCGTGGCCGATGCGATGGACACGGCGCAGCGCAACATGGGGCTCGACGCGGCGGCCACGCGCGAGTTGATCTCGCGCAGTGCGGCCGAGGCGGCCTCCGTCGGCGGCAGGCTCGTCGTGGGCGTCAACACCGACCACGTCGACGACGAGCAGCTGACGCTCGACGAGGTGATCGACGCCTACAAGCAGCAGCTGCACCTCACCGAGGACGCGGGCGCCGGCGTCGTGCTGATGGCGAGCCGCCACCTCGCGCGCGCGGCCCGCAACGCCGACGACTACCGCCGCGTGTACCGAGAGGTGCTCGCCGCGGCGGGTGCGCCGGTCGTGCTGCACTGGCTCGGCACAGCCTTCGATCCGGCGCTGGCCGGGTACTTCGGCTCCGACGACACGGATGCCGCGGCCGAGACGCTGCTGCAGGTCATCGAGTACAACCGCGACAAGGTGCAGGGCGTGAAGATGAGCCTGCTCGACGCCGAGGCCGAGATCGCCGTGCGGCGACGCCTGCCCGAGTCGGCGCGCATGTTCACGGGCGACGACTTCCACTACGTGGGCCTCATCGAGGGCGACGAGCAGGGGCACTCCGATGCGCTGCTCGGGGCGTTCTCGTGCCTCGCGCCGAACGCGTCGGCCGCGATCCAGGCGCTCGATCGCGGCGACGTCGATGCATACCGCGCGATCCTCGCCCCGACCGAGCCGCTCTCGCAGCAGGTCTTCGCCGCGCCCACCTACTACTACAAGACGGGCGTCGCGTTCCTGGCGTGGCTCAACGGCCACCAGGCGGCGTTCCAGATGGTGGGCGGCCTCCATGCCGCCCGCAGCCTGCCCCACCTCTCGCGCATCGTCGAGCTCGCGAACGGCTCGGGCGCCCTCGAGCGGCCGGAGCTCGCGGCGGCGCGCTGGCACTCGCTGCTGACGCTGAACGGGGTCGACGTCGTGTC
- a CDS encoding Gfo/Idh/MocA family protein, translated as MAQHERYALIGTGSRAGMYIAAMSGTAFGAEHVAEVADLVAWCDVNPGRLDVYEREVVATGHPAPVRYAVDDLERMIIDERIDRVVITTPDFTHAEYVVRALRAGADVVVEKPLTIDAESVRRIGEAIAETGREVITTFNYRYSPRNSTLRQVIAGGRIGRVTSVHFEWALDTVHGADYFRRWHRQKANSGGLFIHKASHHFDLVNWWIDAAPVRVFASGGLRFYGAENAEARGLGERPSRGTGTSGDPFALDLAGDARMKELYLDQEHHDGYLRDRDVFDAGITIEDNLAALVDYDSGATLSYSLNAHAPWEGYRVTVNGTEGRAELEVVERGAVLIGDDGRVVVDPSMHPDASAVDDVRPHSERLVVQRHWEGAEVVPIPEGIGSHGGGDAFLLDHLFRRVTDDAPLGRVAGYADGVRAVSVGIAGNLSLETGRPVLVSELELGV; from the coding sequence ATGGCGCAGCACGAACGGTACGCACTCATCGGCACGGGCAGCCGCGCCGGCATGTACATCGCCGCGATGTCCGGAACCGCGTTCGGCGCCGAGCATGTCGCCGAGGTCGCCGACCTCGTCGCCTGGTGCGACGTGAACCCGGGCCGGCTCGACGTCTACGAGCGCGAGGTCGTCGCGACGGGACATCCGGCGCCCGTGCGCTATGCCGTCGACGACCTCGAGCGCATGATCATCGACGAGCGCATCGACCGGGTCGTGATCACCACGCCCGACTTCACGCACGCCGAGTACGTCGTGCGGGCCCTGCGTGCGGGTGCCGACGTGGTCGTCGAGAAGCCGCTGACGATCGACGCCGAGAGCGTGCGCCGCATCGGCGAGGCCATCGCCGAGACCGGCCGCGAGGTCATCACGACCTTCAACTACCGCTACAGCCCGCGCAACTCGACGCTGCGGCAGGTCATCGCAGGCGGACGCATCGGCCGGGTCACGAGCGTGCACTTCGAGTGGGCGCTCGACACGGTGCACGGGGCCGACTACTTCCGCCGCTGGCACCGTCAGAAGGCGAACTCCGGCGGCCTGTTCATCCACAAGGCCTCGCACCACTTCGATCTCGTCAACTGGTGGATCGACGCGGCCCCGGTGCGCGTCTTCGCCAGCGGCGGCCTGCGCTTCTACGGCGCCGAGAACGCCGAGGCACGCGGGCTCGGCGAGCGTCCGTCGCGCGGCACCGGCACGAGCGGCGACCCGTTCGCCCTCGACCTCGCCGGCGACGCCCGAATGAAGGAGCTCTACCTCGACCAGGAGCACCACGACGGCTACCTGCGCGACCGCGACGTCTTCGATGCCGGCATCACGATCGAGGACAACCTCGCCGCCCTCGTCGACTACGACTCCGGCGCGACGCTCAGCTACTCGCTGAATGCCCACGCCCCCTGGGAGGGCTACCGCGTGACCGTGAACGGCACCGAAGGCCGGGCCGAGCTCGAGGTCGTCGAGCGCGGCGCCGTGCTCATCGGCGACGACGGCCGCGTGGTCGTCGACCCATCGATGCATCCCGATGCCTCGGCCGTCGACGACGTGCGCCCGCACTCCGAGCGCCTCGTGGTGCAGCGACACTGGGAGGGCGCCGAGGTCGTGCCCATTCCCGAGGGCATCGGGAGCCACGGCGGCGGCGACGCCTTCCTGCTCGACCACCTCTTCCGGCGCGTGACGGATGACGCGCCGCTCGGCCGCGTGGCCGGCTACGCCGACGGCGTGCGCGCCGTGTCGGTGGGCATCGCCGGCAACCTCTCGCTCGAGACCGGCCGGCCGGTGCTCGTCAGCGAGCTCGAGCTCGGGGTCTGA
- a CDS encoding Gfo/Idh/MocA family protein, which produces MNGVSGRMGYRQHLVRSILAIREQGGVLLADGETRVQVEPILVGRSEKKLADLAAKHGIEHYTTDLDEALADDRWQIYADFLVTKARAVAIKKAIAAGKAIYTEKPTAESFEEALELARLADEAGIKNGVVHDKLYLPGLQKLKRLIDSGFFGRILSVRGEFGYWVFEGDWQPAQRPSWNYRSEDGGGIIVDMFPHWNYVLENLFGRVESVYAKAVTEIPERVDERGEAYPATADDAAYAIFELEGGVVAQLNSSWTTRVNRDELVEFQVDGTHGSAVVGLFGCKIQPRNATPKPVWNPDLADDHDYAGDWIESPGNREFENGFKTQWEEFIRHVVEDAPNEFDFLAGARGVLLAEQGLASSREGRRIELPVVTLGSDLSTADVAADVATTEAPAFAGAR; this is translated from the coding sequence ATGAACGGCGTCTCGGGCCGCATGGGCTACCGCCAGCACCTCGTGCGCTCGATCCTCGCGATCCGCGAGCAGGGCGGCGTGCTCCTCGCCGACGGCGAGACCCGCGTGCAGGTCGAGCCGATCCTCGTGGGTCGCAGCGAGAAGAAGCTCGCCGACCTCGCCGCCAAGCACGGCATCGAGCACTACACGACCGACCTCGATGAGGCACTGGCCGACGACCGCTGGCAGATCTACGCCGACTTCCTCGTGACGAAGGCGCGTGCAGTCGCGATCAAGAAGGCCATCGCGGCCGGCAAGGCGATCTACACCGAGAAGCCGACCGCCGAGTCGTTCGAGGAGGCGCTCGAGCTCGCGCGCCTCGCCGACGAGGCCGGCATCAAGAACGGCGTCGTGCACGACAAGCTCTACCTCCCGGGCCTGCAGAAGCTCAAGCGCCTCATCGACTCCGGCTTCTTCGGCCGCATCCTGAGCGTGCGCGGCGAGTTCGGCTACTGGGTCTTCGAGGGCGACTGGCAGCCCGCCCAGCGCCCGAGCTGGAACTACCGCTCCGAGGACGGCGGCGGCATCATCGTCGACATGTTCCCGCACTGGAACTACGTGCTCGAGAACCTGTTCGGCCGCGTCGAGTCGGTCTACGCGAAGGCCGTGACCGAGATCCCCGAGCGCGTCGACGAGCGCGGCGAGGCCTACCCGGCCACGGCCGACGACGCCGCCTACGCGATCTTCGAGCTCGAAGGCGGCGTGGTCGCCCAGCTCAACTCCAGCTGGACCACGCGCGTCAACCGCGACGAGCTCGTCGAGTTCCAGGTCGACGGCACGCACGGCTCGGCCGTCGTCGGCCTGTTCGGCTGCAAGATCCAGCCGCGCAACGCGACCCCCAAGCCCGTGTGGAACCCCGACCTCGCCGACGACCACGACTACGCCGGCGACTGGATCGAGAGCCCCGGCAACCGCGAGTTCGAGAACGGATTCAAGACGCAGTGGGAGGAGTTCATCCGCCACGTCGTCGAAGACGCCCCGAACGAGTTCGACTTCCTCGCGGGCGCGCGCGGCGTGCTGCTCGCCGAGCAGGGCCTCGCCTCCAGCCGCGAGGGTCGCCGCATCGAGCTCCCGGTCGTCACGCTCGGCTCGGACCTGAGCACCGCGGATGTCGCAGCCGACGTCGCGACGACTGAGGCTCCCGCGTTCGCCGGGGCCCGCTGA
- a CDS encoding LacI family DNA-binding transcriptional regulator, which yields MADGGPQSRRSTPATLHDVAREAGVSLATASRSLNGSARKVNEEYRDRVLAAAAKLAYTPNLSAQAVARGTSTTVALLVADIADPYFSSIAAGVVGAAGDDRLIVTMAETKRDAERELELVRAMRGQRPRVMILSGSRIIGDPNAVALEAELTAYEQTGGRAVFISESDLPFRTLPLANRAGARDLAVELQSLGYRRFAALTGPESLRTAHDRIAGFSEGLAASGGLLPDDRLVRSAFTRDGGYDGMRRLLEAGIGDTQVVFALNDVMAMGAMSAIRDAGLEPGRDLAVAGFDDIPTVRDVTPRLTSVRMPLERIGEQALRLALDDEADAASARAASADVSTEVVIRESTPRLGA from the coding sequence ATGGCTGATGGCGGCCCCCAGAGCCGGCGATCGACGCCGGCCACCCTGCACGACGTCGCCCGCGAGGCAGGCGTCTCGCTCGCCACGGCGTCCCGGTCGCTGAACGGAAGCGCCCGCAAGGTCAACGAGGAGTACCGCGACCGCGTCCTCGCCGCGGCCGCGAAGCTCGCCTACACGCCGAACCTCTCCGCGCAGGCCGTCGCCCGCGGTACCTCGACCACGGTGGCCCTCCTCGTCGCCGACATCGCCGACCCGTACTTCTCGTCGATCGCCGCCGGCGTCGTCGGCGCGGCGGGCGACGACCGGCTCATCGTCACCATGGCCGAGACGAAGCGCGACGCCGAACGCGAGCTCGAACTCGTGCGCGCGATGCGCGGACAGCGCCCCCGCGTCATGATCCTCTCGGGGTCGCGCATCATCGGCGACCCGAACGCCGTGGCACTCGAGGCCGAGCTCACCGCCTACGAGCAGACCGGCGGTCGCGCCGTCTTCATCAGCGAGAGCGACCTGCCGTTCCGCACCCTGCCGCTCGCGAACCGGGCCGGCGCACGCGACCTCGCCGTCGAGCTGCAGTCCCTCGGCTACCGCCGCTTCGCCGCACTGACCGGTCCCGAGTCGCTGCGCACCGCGCACGACCGCATCGCCGGGTTCTCCGAGGGCCTCGCCGCTTCGGGCGGGCTCCTGCCCGACGACCGGCTCGTGCGCAGCGCGTTCACCCGCGACGGCGGCTACGACGGCATGCGCCGGCTCCTCGAGGCCGGCATCGGCGACACCCAGGTCGTCTTCGCCCTCAACGACGTCATGGCCATGGGCGCGATGTCCGCGATCCGCGACGCGGGGCTCGAACCCGGCCGCGACCTCGCCGTCGCCGGCTTCGACGACATCCCGACCGTGCGCGACGTGACGCCACGCCTCACGAGCGTGCGCATGCCGCTCGAGCGCATCGGCGAGCAGGCGCTGCGCCTGGCGCTCGACGACGAAGCGGATGCCGCATCCGCTCGTGCCGCCTCAGCGGATGTCTCGACCGAGGTCGTCATCCGCGAAAGCACGCCGCGCCTCGGGGCCTAG